The genomic stretch GTACTGTAGTTGCTGCTAATTTGTTGTTATTAGAGTCTTTGTCTTGTATATCGGGTATTTATATATACTGTACCAAAGTAGTAATAATGCAAATACCCAGGAGGAGCATGAATACTTCATTTATGTTAATAGCTGATGCTATGAAGGCTTACCTGGGCTTTATTAAGCACTTACTTCTTCCAGTCCTTTACTGATGGGATTTCCAAGCCTTTTATTTACTGCAGAGAGCAGCAGAGCAACTTGTTAAAAtgataagaaaaataaataaattaaataaatgtgtgttttcCCTTAGCAATATACTGCATTTGTGACACTCAAGTGAAATGAATGCGGTGATCAATATCCACTACAGCCGTGCCAGGGGAGAGAAGGAACCCTGGGCTCCATCACGCGGCATTTGTCCCCTGATACACACGGCTGGCCAAGGAGCTACGGTCACTCCCTAAATTCTCTCCTTCTTAGTCACTACCATGATTTATCAGCATCTACTTCGTGCCAAACAACTAATCAGGATGCAAAGTCGTGTGGTAATTGAATGTTCCCCAAAGGAGCTCCGGAGGGATGTGAAGTGGGCCTCTGTCTCGCTGGGGTTTGTGCAGCTGCAGGTGGAGCTGTCACAGCTACTGCAGGATGGGAGAGGCAGAGGGAAATTGGCCTGTGTCTGCTGATGGCTCGTACAGGCTAGTATTACCCCATCACACTCCAGCAGCCTAGAGGGTTGgtgtcaaacacacacccaccacttcTTAAGGCTCTGGTGTAGTCTCATGGTGCTGCACCAACCTCCTACACGTGTGGAGTCTCGCCCACAAATCCAAGCAATCCATTTAAATTTCTTATCTGAAATGAATTAACTTAATCAAAGATGTGTTTGATGTCTCATCTGAAGCTGTATTTTACTTCCCCTCTCAGGGTTGTGCAGTGCAAAATCATTGTAAGAACAGATGGGGGGAAGAAAAGTATCATCTCAAGATTTTTTGCTACCTGGTTGCTACCTCAGAGGACAAATTGCGGGCAGATTCTGCTCCCATCCTGTTTAAAGTGGGGCACTGACCTCTGCTGGAGACATTCaataacacaaaaaaaacctgagtTCCATTTTTCTAAATAGCTTTGAAATTAACATTATTTTAATGGTCACTGCTTTTTAGGGATTTTTATGTGTGTTATCATTCAGAGCTAATATAAGTCTTAATTCAAATGAATACTAAATGTATAATTTGATTCTAATTTTAAAGCACACTGTTCATTTGTTGTTAATTATTTAAGTTCACACAGGCATCACAGATATGAAAGTAAGAATGAAAGGAATTTTTTCCTTTCAAATGAGGTAAATGTACCAGATTTTTTTCTATTGCGCATTTGAATATTTACTTTATTGGGTATCAAATTACATAAAAGACTTGGCATCATGGGTTGGCTCTTTGCAGCACATGTTTAATTCATGGCTTTGCATGCAAATACCACTTAACTGAGAATTCATGTCTGCTGCAAGACTCCAGCTTCATAGTGTGTCATCAGACTGTGGTTAGAATCCTCTGAGAAGCGGATCATAAAACCCCATTAGGATACATATTTCCTCTGGGGGATTACTCTAGGCCTGATGATATAGATCCAATTGGAGTCAGTCTACAACAGGAAGAGCTAATTTCATTATCTACCCTGTGTGAAACCATATTTTTCTCTTGCAAGCATAATTCCACAAACAGCATGAATCCAACAACAGGAGATTAGTCTGTGTTAACTACATTGAATTTTTAGATCCACCTCGACGTCTAATTGACCATTAATGTACTATTGTTATGCAACAAATGTAGCTTGTGGATAACAGAAGAATGAAAGCTCACTAGCTTAATATTAACTATTCCACATAGAAATCTGAATATTCCTCATAAGACTATGTTATCTGGCAAATGACGTTTTATTTTCAGACTGTAAACATGGCTAAATCTTTTGTTCTTGTTGCATTTGTAAAGTAGTAGCACGTTTACTCCTTTAGAAAAATGAGAAACACACTAATAGATTTACACAGTCACCATTTTGGCTGCTGTAAATGTATGACCGATTCCATTTTATCTTCTGTGTCCAATAATGTTACCAACACACTGAGAGTGGCTGGGGCAAGTAAAGAGTGATACCCATTTACAACATGGTCCAAAAAGATGGAAGTAATTAATTTACACCATTCATGTTTGAAGTCAATTACATTATTATAACATCAAATAAAAGTGATCATTTAGTCCAATCTAATCGTTATACATTCTTACAGTGCATTTCATATACAAGTTTCCAAAAGGCATTCCTCTAATCTGAAAAATCACCcaaacaaatacacaccacAATGTTCAACATATATAGAAAGAATTTAAAGCCTACATGTATATATAATccaatttttttaatcattttggATTTCTCATGTACTTTCCCCTGCATGAGCTTAAACAGAATGTCTCTGCTTCAAACGTCTTCTTGCATGGAAGCACTTGTTATTCCACAGTGTGGAGCTAACACTTGAGAGCTACGTTTGTGGCGATTGCCTCTGCCTCAGCAACTTGCCAAGTGACACTCTTATCTCCGTTTCCTAGTTTGGTAGGGTGTTGCTCTTCTTGGTGGATTTAAGGCTGTGATGGCAGTCAGTCTATAAAGGGATCCAGAAGGGTTCTCTGACAGGGAGTCTTTCTATCAATTCTAACATTATGAATATATCTAATCATGACCCTGTAGAAAGTGAAATAATCTGCCTGTATTCTGTAAGCTAAACCCTGTGACCATTCTTACAATGAAAGTACTCTTCCTTCCAGaatgaaaagctaagaaataaTATTTACTGACAAATATACATAAATAACATGTATACTTTCATTTTAACTATGTTTTTACATTTGAATAATCCTACATTTCTTAGCATGGAgcaatatttatgtataaacaGTATAAACAGTGGTTAGTCTCTTGTGTCATAGCATTAGCCTGGAGTGTCCGTGACTGTCAGAGGATTGGACATAACATTCGTTTTCTCTGTAATTGGGTGTCCAGCTCCAGAAGGAGGAACAGAAAGTTCCTGTTGGGATAAATAGCTCTTTTCTGTATGACCTTCTGAATTGCACCACGAAGAGTGAGATGATGATGTAACATGAGGTAGGCCAAGACCAGGGTAGATGAACGGCTCACTCCCATGATGCAATGCACAAGCACCTTTCCTGTAAGTGAAATACACACTGGACTTAGCAACAAAACCGTAACATGAATGCTTGATATCTAAAACTCCTACTGCTTTTGAAACCTCTTCCTATAGTTCATGATGCAGTATGTGACAATGTCTCAAGTCACTGATGGTAATATATCTTCTGATATTTCAACCTGTTTCTTACTCACCTGCTTTGGTTGCAAGTACGAAACATTATATAACACATCTTGTTAGTTCAGATTTCTAATGCTCGTGtcatcctcctctctctatACTTATCCATGTCCCCCTGTTCTCAACaatcttcactggctcccaatAAAGGTTCATTCAGACTATAAGATTCTCTTACTCACCATCGAGGCTCTCCATGGATCGGCCCCTTCCTGCCTTCCTGCCCTGTCCCCCACGTTCCACCTGACCCCTGCGTTCCTCTGCTGGTCTTCTCATCACCTCCCCTTTTCATCTATCCAATGTTGAATTTCAGGCCATCAGCTGCGTGACGCTCTGCCTGTGGAATGCCCTGCCTCTACACTTAAGCTTTCTAAATTCACTGGAAGAGTTTAAAGTCTACCTCAGAAATCATCCGTTCACTGTGACCTCCTCttaatccacccccccccccccctttatttTGAATTATTCTTGCGTTGTCTAGTTTGATACATCCCACTCCCTCCTGTAATGTGTCCTTGAGTAAAGATTCCTTGAAAAAGGTGCAAGAAAATATAATGTATTataattgttgttattatttacTCAAGCTGCAGTAAAAATCATACAAGCAACTATAGTACAGTTATGTTAGTTAGTATAGTTATGATGGTATAACAGCGGCAGAATTGTATTCTGTAGTGCTAAACAGTTCACCTGGTAAAATGTACCTGATTATCTTCCTTTATGATGCAGAAGAAACAGTGTTTAAAATGCTAAAGCAGGTCTGCGTTTGCTCAACCCACATAAGTCTGAGAGTAGACCATTCTTACCATGTTTCTTTTTTAGGGCTTTGTGAATGAAATCACACGCAGGTCGAAAGTGCACGCTCAGGTCAAACTTAGAAGAGTCTTCTGCTGGGATCCCATAATAAACAAACGCGCTGCCGTAATAGCCCTGGTCACCAATGCTGCCCTGCTTGGAATGTGCAGCGTTCAGGATGTGAGTGATGCCCATCTTCTTCAACGCGTTTCTGTTCTGAGCGATTTCACTGCAGAAAATAGGACACGTTTACAATAATGTACGTAGTAGTCTCACGCAGTGCCGTCAAAGAAATCACGCCATTTTGTGAGAGAAACGAAAAAAACTTTACAGCATATTTATGAATGATCTTAAGCCTAAATGTCAAGTATATAGGATACAGTGCCTCTACGAAGTAATATATAATCTTAAAGAAATATATGTTTGTTGTAACATGTTGTATCATGTTAATATTATTTAACATGATACAAAGCCACTGGTTTGTGTCTATGTAACAGACAATCACATGCACAATTATGTAACACTTACATATTCCCGATATACAAGTTCGGCCAGACCTCATCGACAGCAGTTAGATCAAGTTTGCATGTGTCCAGAATATTCTCCAACGCTTTGATATCGGCGACTCCGTCTTTATTCGTCTGGGAAGTCATTCTTATCTCTGAACTGGCACGAAACGGTGGAAAAGAGACTGTCGCGACGACGTCCTTATTGCAGTCACACAGCGAGCTCCACGTCGTTCTCCAGTAACACGCGTGATGGGAACGAACAGGTGGCGTTCGGTCATCCGAGCGCGCGCGCCCACCGAACACTCGGACAGTGATTGCAGTGATGCGCGAGCCCGATCCAAGCGACATCCTCGACAGTGGCAGTGAGTGCACTGTGGATGGGCTCATTGTGTTCGTCGGAAGGGACGACAACAGCAGTCGCTTTGTTACTTATAACGGCGCTTAATGACACACACGAATCACAACACAACCCGCATTTACATACTATGCCAAAGTGTTGCAAAGAAAATTGGTTTTGATAGTCAAAAGTCACTCGTTCAGTTCTGAGGGCGAGCATAGAGTCAGTTTTAAAGGAAAATAATTCGGCTAGTTTTCTGTATGTCAACGTCACTAGTCCTGAGATTCTCTCTGTAACTTGCAGTCCAGAGATATAAGCTGCCTAAGAAATCCTCTATTTGGAAAAATCCATCTCTTCTCTTTAACTTTCAGGATAGCATCCATCAATGTGTAATTGTGATAGATCATTAAATAAGCCAGGACCAACGCAGCAGAGCGACTCACCCCAACAGCGCAGTGTACAAAGATCTTGGCTGAGGAAGAGGGAATATATACATCATTAAACAAGCTTAGCTAACAAAGAATATGTATCAACTTCATTTGAAAAGCAGAATAAACTGATGAAAACAGTAATGAGAAACCGATGAGTATATTTTGCCATCCCACACGAGAGTCCTAACAGCTCTTAAAAATAGTTGTAATTTTGAACCAAAAAAACTTGGTGTCCAATTATCATGGATTTATTATAACGATGTATAGAATGCTGAAAAATATAGTATAGCCTACATAGAGAGAGGTAGTCAAAACTGCAGTGGAGCACAGAAGGTTTCATCATTTCAGCACTTTTCCTGCACCACTGATGAAGGCCTGTCTGGAATGTCTTGTTCCAGCTTTGACTACCTCTACACCTTTTTTCTACAATACACCGCACTGCTGTATGCACAATACTCCGCAATTCTTTTAGCAATGTATTACTTGCTGGTGATTTCATTGTCACAGGCATAGCACAATCAATAGAGCATATTATTTcacaaaaaaactaaatatgTTATACCTCCTGCAGTGCTAAGAGCCTGATGAATGTATTCTGAAGAAGGGTAGAAGAAAACTGACATATCAAATGTAGGCAGGTCATTAGCTGGCACTCCATAATACTTCACTGTCGTGCCATAGAAATCATCACTTCCTTTGCAACACATTTTGCCATGAGCAGCATTCAGAACATGAGTGATACCAAGTCTCCAAAGGCCATATCTGTCATGAGACATATACCTGTAGAAATGTCAGACAATAGGATTATAGTATTATACAACAGGAGGTTACTGATCATGGAGACTGTTACAGCCTATGACAAACATTAACAGACTTACATGTCTCCCAGAAATAAATTGGGCCACACTTCATCAACATGGTTACATGATAGCTGACCTTCATGTAACAGGTCCTCCAACTGTTCGATATTAGGCGATTCATATGGAATAAAAAGACCATTTCCCCCTTCGCTGCTTTCATGAGAATCCATCGCCTCTTCAGTGTTCGAAGAGATTTGTTGTACTCCTACAACTCTGGCTTGCTGAATGACACCGCCAGGTGTGAGATCACTGCACTTAACTCAGGCTTTCCAGTAGATGTCAGTGTGTTTGCACAATTTAGACGACAAAACGTGTCACTGGGTGTGGGAGTGATTTCAAGTGTGAACTTATTTTAACATAtcttaaaagtaaaagtaattaAAGTAAAAATTTAAAAGTTagtaaaaaaagtaaaagtaacataaaataaagtaaaagtaATGAATAATAAAATCTTTTCTGTCTTTAGATAGTATATAACTTTTTCTATAAAGTGCAGCTCACATGAGGCGATTAATCAAATTGCTCTGTTGTCCTCAAATTAACCAGTTTATATTCCACAGAGCAGTttctccacacacctcccagtTAACCAGCAAAGCTCATCAATGCCTCTACTTCCCTAGGAAGCTGAAGAAGGCTGGACACCCACAGAACCTCCTCATGAACTTCCACCGGTGCACAGTCGAGAGCATCCTGACATACTGAGTCACATCATGGTACGCTGGATGTCACAAGAGGGAGCAGAAGTCAGCAGCAGAGGGTCATCAAGGCAGCACAGAGGATAATCGGATCTGATCTCAACGCCATGAGTGACATCTTTGACAAACAATATCAGACCAGGCCCAGGACCATGAGTGACCCAACCCACCCTGCTCACCACAAGACTGAAAAGCAGCTTCTTCTCCAGAGCTTAtcttagggtgaccatattttcatttgggaaaaccaggacaccttgGAGGGGCGGCACATATACTGTGGCATGCCCCCACTTAACAAATAACAAATTGTTAATAACAAATGatagtccaatgaaggtaatttaaaaacctgaACATtttctcacttaaaaaaaaaaccgggaCGCCCGgtacaggacgtgaaatacagaCATGGAAATATGGACGTTTGGTGACCCTAGCTTATATATCTTATTTTATATTATCTCATGAATGCAGTCATGTTTAAAACAGATATCGTACAATCTCTGAAACATCCAGaccactaggtgtcagtatTGTGGATGTTTCATAACGTGAAGCATCGTTGGAAaaagaggtgtgggtggaggtttggAAAGCTTGCTGGTTGAATGATAAGGACAGTGGGCGTGTCCAAAGGTGGGCATAGTAACCCGACAGTAGGCGGAAACGCGCTTAATTCCTTTGTGATTTCTGGAAGCAACTGTCCTCAGGTGAAGGAACCGTTGGTGGTTCCGTCCTCTGCCAGGTGCTGTGGTAGTATGCACAGTTAATGTTATCCGAACCATGTTCTTACAGGGACATGCTACTAGTTACATAGCCGGGTTTATTGCCCATCGATTGTATTAGCTAATTAGCATGCAACTGTTTTCCCCataaatataatatacataGACGCCTCATGGACGGACACCGCTTATTGGCGCCGACGTAACAGGCGGCCGCCATATTGGATGGGTCTCCCCTGCGCTCCAAGTACATTTATTTGCACTGAGAAAAGAGTATAATATAACTATAATAATCACAACTGCGCATCTT from Brachyhypopomus gauderio isolate BG-103 chromosome 15, BGAUD_0.2, whole genome shotgun sequence encodes the following:
- the LOC143476733 gene encoding dual specificity protein phosphatase 13A, with amino-acid sequence MSPSTVHSLPLSRMSLGSGSRITAITVRVFGGRARSDDRTPPVRSHHACYWRTTWSSLCDCNKDVVATVSFPPFRASSEIRMTSQTNKDGVADIKALENILDTCKLDLTAVDEVWPNLYIGNIEIAQNRNALKKMGITHILNAAHSKQGSIGDQGYYGSAFVYYGIPAEDSSKFDLSVHFRPACDFIHKALKKKHGKVLVHCIMGVSRSSTLVLAYLMLHHHLTLRGAIQKVIQKRAIYPNRNFLFLLLELDTQLQRKRMLCPIL
- the LOC143476734 gene encoding dual specificity protein phosphatase 13A translates to MDSHESSEGGNGLFIPYESPNIEQLEDLLHEGQLSCNHVDEVWPNLFLGDMYMSHDRYGLWRLGITHVLNAAHGKMCCKGSDDFYGTTVKYYGVPANDLPTFDMSVFFYPSSEYIHQALSTAGAKIFVHCAVGVSRSAALVLAYLMIYHNYTLMDAILKVKEKRWIFPNRGFLRQLISLDCKLQRESQD